A genomic segment from Gracilinanus agilis isolate LMUSP501 chromosome 1, AgileGrace, whole genome shotgun sequence encodes:
- the LOC123249531 gene encoding mitochondrial carnitine/acylcarnitine carrier protein-like has product MVSQKRDAEGTINALKNFLAGGFGGMCVVFVGHPLDTVKVRLQTQPKSRLGQPTLYSGTFDCFRKTFLREGIGGLYRGMGAPLVGVTPIFAVCFFGFGLGKQLQQKNPDDVLTYPQLFAAGMLSGVFTTAIMTPIERIKCLLQIQASTGKTKYTGSWDCVKTVYKEAGLRGIFKGTVLTLMRDVPASGVYFMTYEWLKNVFTVEGKISAFGIVVAGGMAGIFNWIVAIPPDVLKSRFQTAPPGKYPNGFRDVLKEVVQEGGVSSLYKGFTAVMIRAFPANAACFLGFEVALAFLNWITSKF; this is encoded by the coding sequence ATGGTGTCCCAGAAGAGGGATGCAGAGGGGACCATCAACGCCTTGAAGAATTTCCTGGCGGGAGGTTTCGGGGGCATGTGTGTGGTGTTCGTGGGCCACCCGCTGGACACAGTGAAGGTAAGACTACAGACCCAGCCAAAAAGCCGGCTAGGACAACCTACCCTCTACTCCGGGACCTTTGACTGTTTCAGAAAGACCTTTCTTAGGGAGGGTATTGGAGGCCTTTACCGAGGAATGGGCGCACCCCTCGTTGGTGTCACGCCCATATTCGCTGTTTGCTTCTTTGGCTTTGGATTGGGGAAACAACTGCAACAGAAGAACccggatgatgtcttgacttaccCCCAGCTGTTTGCAGCTGGGATGTTATCTGGCGTGTTCACGACGGCCATCATGACCCCTATAGAAAGAATCAAGTGCCTATTACAGATTCAAGCTTCTacgggaaaaacaaaatatactggTTCTTGGGACTGTGTCAAAACTGTCTATAAGGAAGCCGGACTAAGAGGCATTTTCAAAGGAACTGTGCTCACGCTCATGCGAGATGTTCCTGCCAGTGGGGTGTACTTCATGACTTATGAATGGCTGAAAAATGTCTTCACCGTAGAAGGCAAAATTAGTGCCTTTGGAATTGTAGTGGCTGGAGGCATGGCAGGAATCTTCAACTGGATTGTGGCTATCCCTCCTGATGTGCTCAAGTCGCGTTTCCAAACTGCCCCACCTGGAAAATACCCTAATGGGTTCCGAGATGTGCTGAAAGAGGTGGTCCAAGAAGGGGGTGTCTCATCCTTGTATAAAGGTTTTACAGCTGTAATGATCCGTGCATTCCCAGCAAATGCTGCCTGTTTCCTTGGTTTTGAGGTTGCCTTGGCATTCCTTAATTGGATCACATCTAAGTTCTGA